A DNA window from Desulfofundulus luciae contains the following coding sequences:
- a CDS encoding UbiX family flavin prenyltransferase has product MRIIVAITGASGAIYGITLLDQLKLSGIETHLILSPWAAKTITLETRWTPEQVMALASYSYAANDLAAPVASGSFVHQGMIIAPCSMKTLASIALGYSDNLITRAADVTIKERRPLILMTRETPLNAIHLENMLKLARLGVVIMPPVPSFYQHPETIEDLVLQTTGRVLDLLGIENNLVKRWGAIGTGPLFTGSE; this is encoded by the coding sequence TTGCGTATTATAGTAGCCATAACCGGTGCATCGGGAGCGATTTACGGCATAACCCTGCTGGACCAATTAAAGCTCTCAGGGATTGAAACCCACCTTATTTTGAGCCCCTGGGCGGCAAAAACCATCACCCTGGAAACCCGGTGGACACCGGAGCAGGTCATGGCATTGGCCAGCTACTCTTACGCGGCCAATGACCTGGCTGCACCGGTAGCCAGCGGGTCTTTTGTGCACCAGGGTATGATCATTGCCCCCTGCAGTATGAAAACCCTGGCATCTATAGCATTGGGTTACAGCGACAACCTGATCACCCGGGCCGCCGACGTGACCATAAAAGAAAGGCGTCCCCTGATCTTGATGACCAGGGAGACGCCTTTAAATGCCATCCATCTTGAAAACATGCTCAAACTGGCCCGGCTCGGGGTAGTCATCATGCCCCCGGTGCCATCCTTTTACCAGCACCCGGAAACCATCGAAGACCTGGTCCTGCAAACAACAGGGCGGGTACTGGATCTTTTAGGTATTGAAAATAACCTGGTAAAAAGATGGGGAGCAATAGGAACCGGGCCATTGTTTACCGGATCAGAATAA
- a CDS encoding YhcN/YlaJ family sporulation lipoprotein yields MRKWPVWFSIISLALMLVSGCTVARKPAPPSPAAPGPAPTAPGQAAPAPRPLPTTPAEAHRLATKLAAEAEKVPGVKSATVVLTGNTAIVGLDIKSGVERGRTAAIKDEVARKIRAADKRVATVRVTTDPDTVTRIRRVAEGISRGTPVASFNREIQEILRRITPTTR; encoded by the coding sequence ATGAGAAAATGGCCCGTCTGGTTTTCCATAATATCCCTGGCGCTGATGCTGGTATCCGGCTGCACGGTAGCCCGTAAACCCGCCCCGCCATCTCCGGCTGCGCCGGGACCTGCTCCAACAGCCCCCGGTCAGGCGGCACCGGCCCCCCGGCCCTTACCCACCACGCCGGCGGAAGCCCACCGGCTGGCCACAAAGCTGGCGGCTGAAGCCGAGAAAGTACCCGGCGTAAAATCGGCCACGGTCGTCCTGACCGGGAACACGGCCATTGTGGGGCTCGATATTAAAAGCGGGGTAGAGAGGGGGCGCACAGCGGCTATTAAGGATGAAGTGGCCCGGAAGATTAGGGCGGCGGATAAACGCGTAGCTACCGTGCGGGTAACTACCGATCCGGATACAGTTACCCGCATCCGCAGAGTGGCTGAAGGCATCAGCCGGGGTACTCCTGTAGCCAGCTTCAACCGGGAGATTCAGGAAATCCTGCGCCGCATTACGCCCACCACCAGGTAA